The following coding sequences lie in one Sorghum bicolor cultivar BTx623 chromosome 6, Sorghum_bicolor_NCBIv3, whole genome shotgun sequence genomic window:
- the LOC110436485 gene encoding scarecrow-like protein 33, whose amino-acid sequence MEPTAALPRSFSNHLCPTLHLDGSQDDNVLPFIARMLMEDDAVDEFLYQQYPDHNPALLQTQQLFAQVLFDTSSTSALAAVQAGAQGNDLQDPPSLNSTAMGAVEPANTLSPAEGSNCFKDAVSMAFLRGMEEANKFLPGAGGGYTADFRGRKKRLDVDGDDEQVEGRSSKQMAADGDEESEEAAVREMLDKLMLNGDDEPILADDMQELRAAMDMAKTPPPPGRPAGTRADQVQQQQAVDVDLHSMLIRCADAVANNDRRTASDLLQRIRRHSSPSGDATKRLAHYLAEALEVRLNGTGSLQYRPSSVMAKNASSAGVQLKAQQFFMASCCFLPVNILFSNKTIYNAAAGRKKLHIVHYGLDHGLQWATLLRWLARREGGPPEVRLTGIDVPQPGFRPARLIEEAGRRLTTCARQLGVPFRFRGIAARSEAVRAGDLGIDDPDEVLVVSSLFHFRTLTDEGTVAADGGEAGADPIGAVLGAIREMKPSVFVHAVLNASYSTAFFATRFREALYNFTALFDMMDTILPRDNGRRLLFERDVLARSAVNVIACEGADRVQHPRSYKQWQARSRRAGLRQLPLDCDIVQMLKDKVKRGYHENFVITEDQQWLLQAWKGRVLYAISTWTAGNELAGT is encoded by the coding sequence ATGGAACCCACCGCAGCACTGCCCCGCTCCTTCAGCAACCACCTCTGCCCAACGCTCCACCTCGACGGCAGCCAAGACGATAATGTTCTCCCCTTCATCGCGCGCATGCTCATGGAGGACGACGCCGTCGATGAGTTCTTGTACCAGCAGTACCCTGACCACAATCCCGCCCTCCTCCAGACCCAGCAGCTATTCGCCCAGGTCCTTTTCGACACCTCCTCCACCAGCGCCCTCGCCGCCGTGCAGGCCGGCGCCCAAGGCAACGACCTCCAGGATCCACCCTCCTTGAACAGCACAGCCATGGGTGCCGTGGAGCCGGCCAACACCTTGTCGCCAGCGGAGGGCAGCAACTGCTTCAAGGACGCGGTGAGCATGGCGTTCTTAAGAGGCATGGAAGAGGCCAACAAATTCTtgcccggcgccggcggcggctatACGGCGGATTTCAGGGGCAGGAAGAAGAGGCTTGACGTCGACGGAGATGACGAGCAGGTGGAGGGAAGGAGCAGCAAGCAAATggcagctgacggtgatgaGGAGTCGGAGGAAGCCGCCGTGCGAGAGATGCTAGACAAGCTGATGCTCAACGGCGACGACGAACCCATCCTCGCCGACGACATGCAGGAGCTGCGTGCTGCCATGGACATGGCgaagacgccgccgccgccagggagGCCGGCCGGCACCAGGGCGGATCAGgttcagcagcagcaggcggtgGACGTGGACCTCCACTCCATGCTCATCCGCTGCGCGGACGCCGTGGCCAACAACGACCGCCGCACCGCGTCCGATCTTCTACAGCGGATCAGGCGCCACTCCTCGCCGAGTGGGGACGCCACGAAGCGGCTGGCGCACTACTTGGCCGAGGCGCTGGAGGTCCGGCTGAACGGCACGGGGAGCCTGCAGTACCGGCCGTCGTCGGTAATGGCGAAAAACGCCTCCTCCGCGGGCGTCCAGCTCAAGGCGCAGCAGTTCTTCATGGCCTCGTGCTGCTTTCTCCCGGTGAACATCCTCTTCTCCAACAAGACCATCTACAACGCTGCCGCGGGGAGGAAGAAGCTGCACATCGTGCACTACGGTCTGGACCACGGGCTCCAGTGGGCGACCCTGCTCCGGTGGCTCGCGCGCAGGGAGGGCGGGCCACCGGAGGTGCGGCTCACCGGCATCGACGTCCCACAGCCCGGGTTCCGTCCAGCGCGGCTCATCGAGGAGGCGGGGCGCCGGCTCACCACCTGCGCGCGGCAGCTCGGCGTGCCGTTCAGGTTCCGCGGCATCGCGGCGAGATCGGAGGCGGTCCGCGCGGGCGACCTGGGCATCGACGACCCCGACGAGGTGCTCGTCGTCAGCAGCCTGTTCCATTTCAGGACGCTGACGGACGAGGGCACGGTGGCCGCTGACGGCGGCGAGGCAGGCGCGGACCCCATCGGCGCGGTGCTCGGCGCCATCAGGGAGATGAAGCCGTCCGTGTTCGTCCACGCGGTCCTCAACGCGTCGTACAGCACCGCCTTCTTCGCGACGCGGTTCCGGGAGGCGCTCTACAACTTCACGGCGCTGTTCGACATGATGGACACCATCTTGCCCCGGGACAACGGCAGGAGGCTGCTGTTCGAGCGGGACGTCCTCGCGCGGAGCGCCGTGAACGTCATAGCCTGCGAGGGCGCGGACCGGGTGCAGCACCCTCGGAGCTACAAGCAGTGGCAGGCGAGGAGCCGCCGGGCAGGGCTGCGGCAGCTGCCGTTGGATTGTGACATTGTTCAGATGCTCAAAGACAAGGTGAAGAGGGGATACCACGAGAATTTCGTGATCACTGAGGATCAGCAGTGGCTTCTCCAGGCATGGAAAGGGAGGGTGCTCTACGCCATTTCCACGTGGACGGCAGGGAATGAATTGGCAGGGACTTAA
- the LOC8075863 gene encoding scarecrow-like protein 34 translates to MYLSLQALFKYVLPCSIFLLCYFRKGKKLLLALCCSKLVSLLSKCSNIGIIACHCLHCPSYIRIINTSTPDGRFLELSSTRIHIDKVCCPHDDIRNHHQWSCWTPIWENSFWRVSWNHRHHLHLYFTTMQQDLAHILSSPSSSAKNSTINNGNSEGTESLLHGSSGDPISVSLGFDMGADVVGLLQMQQALAHILSPPSSSTKNSSINKGNSEGTEGLLHGSSGDPTRVSLGFDKGADVAGAFLKGMEEGRKFLPSDNKGADVVGAFFKGMQEGRQFLPRGNNLLKDDHMLQNSRESSDQRGFKKSCNRCEHLEEVGRCNKCEHLEEVGRISKGMMMMEAPEEIGMQMFDDMSLCGYETFIRDMEILRIGMNNKVVKNNRKGCSKVARDVVDLHTLLIHCAQAVDTSNLKIAVELLKQIKQHASATGDATQRLALCFSKGLEVRLVGTGSQVSKLLMAERPSAVEFRKAYSLYIAACSFNKVAHIFSTRSIMQTMVGKNRLHIVDYDDVNYEFQWADLIRLLANRNREGDPPEMKITAISGSQPRSCPSQWIEEQEHRLNMCASEFGIPFTFRVMTMKREEVSIENLNIDEDEVLVVNDIFNFSSLVGETAFFGDLSPRDTVLNNIRKMKPNIFIQSVLNCSHGTSFLSRFREALFCYSTMFDMLDAIVPRDSEQRLVLEQGMLGRWALNAIACDGVDLIDRPEKYRRWEVRNRRAGLRQLPLEPDIVKELKDMVKKHHHKNFLLSEDDQWLLQGWKGRILFAHSTWVADEASSE, encoded by the exons ATGTATCTTAGCTTGCAAGCCTTATTTAAATATGTTTTGCCTTGTTCAATTTTTTTGCTTTGCTATTTCAGAAAAGGTAAAAAACTTCTGCTAGCTTTGTGCTGTAGCAAGCTAGTGTCTCTATTATCCAAGTGTAGTAACATTGGAATCATCGCTTGCCACTGTCTCCATTGTCCAAGCTACATtagaatcatcaacacttcaactCCAGATGGTAGGTTTTTGGAGCTATCTAGCACTAGAATACATATTGACAAGGTCTGCTGTCCTCATGATGATATAAGAAACCACCACCAGTGGTCCTGTTGGACACCAATCTGGGAGAATTCTTTTTGGAGGGTCTCATGGAACCATCGGCACCATCTCCATCTGTATTTCACAACG ATGCAGCAGGACTTAGCCCATATTCTCTCCTCCCCTTCCTCCAGTGCTAAAAACAGCACAATCAACAATGGAAACTCAGAGGGGACTGAGAGTTTGTTGCATGGTTCTAGTGGCGATCCAATCAGTGTCAGCTTGGGCTTTGACATGGGTGCTGATGTGGTGGGGTTACTCCAGATGCAGCAGGCCTTAGCCCATATTCTCTCCCCCCCTTCCTCCAGCACTAAAAACAGCTCAATCAACAAGGGGAACTCAGAGGGGACTGAGGGTTTGTTGCATGGTTCTAGTGGTGATCCAACCAGGGTTAGCTTGGGCTTCGACAAGGGTGCTGATGTGGCTGGGGCATTTTTGAAGGGCATGGAAGAGGGTAGGAAGTTCTTACCAAGTGACAACAAGGGTGCTGATGTGGTGGGGGCATTCTTTAAGGGCATGCAAGAGGGTAGGCAGTTCTTACCCAGGGGCAACAATTTGTTAAAGGATGATCACATGTTACAAAATTCCAGGGAATCCAGTGACCAAAGAGGGTTTAAGAAGAGTTGTAACAGGTGTGAGCATCTAGAGGAGGTTGGGAGGTGTAACAAGTGTGAGCATCTGGAGGAGGTAGGCAGGATCAGCAAAGGTATGATGATGATGGAGGCGCCAGAAGAGATTGGCATGCAGATGTTTGATGATATGTCGTTGTGTGGATATGAGACATTCATCAGGGACATGGAGATATTGCGCATCGGCATGAACAATAAAGTAGTGAAGAACAACAGAAAGGGCTGTAGCAAGGTAGCAAGGGATGTGGTGGACCTACACACTTTGTTGATCCATTGTGCACAAGCGGTGGACACCAGCAATCTCAAGATTGCAGTTGAGCTACTGAAGCAGATCAAACAGCACGCATCAGCAACAGGGGATGCCACCCAGCGGTTAGCTCTATGTTTCTCCAAGGGGCTAGAGGTCCGTCTAGTGGGCACAGGAAGCCAGGTTTCAAAGTTGCTCATGGCAGAGCGACCATCAGCTGTGGAGTTCCGCAAGGCCTACAGCCTTTACATAGCAGCCTGCTCCTTCAACAAGGTGGCACACATTTTTTCCACAAGGAGCATCATGCAGACCATGGTGGGGAAGAACAGGCTGCACATTGTGGACTATGATGATGTGAATTATGAGTTCCAGTGGGCAGACTTGATCCGGTTGCTGGCAAACAGAAATAGGGAAGGCGACCCACCTGAGATGAAGATCACTGCCATTAGCGGTTCCCAGCCTAGGTCATGTCCAAGTCAATGGATCGAGGAGCAGGAGCACCGGCTCAACATGTGTGCTAGTGAGTTTGGCATCCCATTCACATTTCGAGTCATGACAATGAAGCGGGAGGAAGTTTCCATAGAGAACTTGAATATAGACGAAGATGAGGTGCTCGTCGTGAATGACATCTTTAATTTCAGCAGCTTGGTGGGCGAGACCGCATTCTTTGGTGACTTGAGTCCTAGGGATACTGTCCTCAATAACATCAGGAAGATGAAGCCCAATATTTTCATCCAGAGCGTTTTGAATTGCTCACATGGTACCTCCTTCTTGTCACGGTTCCGAGAGGCACTGTTTTGTTACTCAACAATGTTTGACATGTTAGACGCAATTGTCCCACGGGACAGTGAACAACGATTGGTGCTGGAGCAGGGCATGCTTGGGCGTTGGGCACTGAATGCCATTGCCTGTGACGGTGTGGACCTCATTGACCGCCCTGAGAAGTATAGACGGTGGGAGGTGAGGAATCGACGGGCCGGTCTGAGGCAGCTGCCGCTCGAACCAGACATTGTTAAGGAACTAAAGGACATGGTCAAGAAGCACCACCACAAGAACTTTTTGCTCAGCGAAGATGATCAGTGGCTATTGCAAGGATGGAAAGGTCGCATCCTCTTTGCCCATTCAACATGGGTAGCAGACGAAGCATCTTCTGAATGA